The Cucumis melo cultivar AY chromosome 6, USDA_Cmelo_AY_1.0, whole genome shotgun sequence genome includes a region encoding these proteins:
- the LOC103483965 gene encoding F-box protein SKIP16, producing MAMELEGVDDLSLHLVFAKLGPKDSAIAACVSRQFRSSASEDSLWKKFCNQDLNLTDPVDHLGNPIPSFKETYQVWRRAFGMYPWPLLKRVKRCWDRLKNWLSTNFPEALETLRNGASEADIEEFENVLKVKLPLPTRILYRFHDGQELKGGYVDSIRGFPLGLIGGYTFYGQTVNVYLLPLRQVVSETKSIIQDVDFSRKSKFIVVASSSTFTEKVFFLNCASGQLFVGTAKLRDDGEMIPCVPGALIKSVHECNTEHQQDAMLLWLEEHVRRLENGIIKLREIKNIRSISLFPEEPPLCSTAITDGVCVRASAVFLPELTDILDSSGNHQFAYSIRMSLQDEGCIINGMTFNSCQLHLRHWKVRANDHVVSVVNGEAVIGKFPLLKPGEEFVYESCSSLYSSVGSLEGSFTFVPGSLAYPEGSPFEVQVARFPLQVPTYIF from the exons ATGGCAATGGAATTGGAGGGGGTTGATGATCTTTCGCTTCATCTGGTTTTTGCGAAATTAGGCCCTAAAGATTCTGCCATAGCTGCTTGTGTTAGCCGCCAATTCCGGTCTTCAGCGTCCGAAGATTCTCTGTGGAAGAAATTCTGCAACCAGGACCTCAACCTCACCGACCCAGTTGATCATTTGGGAAACCCAATTCCTTCATTCAAG gAGACATATCAAGTATGGCGCAGAGCTTTTGGGATGTATCCTTGGCCTCTACTCAAGCGAGTTAAGAGATGTTGGGATAGACTCAAAAACTGGTTGAGTACTAACTTTCCTGAGGCTTTGGAGACACTTCGGAATGGTGCATCAGAAGCTGACATTGAAGAATTCGAAAATGTTTTGAAAGTGAAGCTACCTCTTCCAACGAGGATCCTTTATCGTTTTCACGATGGTCAAGAGTTAAAAGGTGGATATGTTGATAGTATTCGAGGCTTTCCATTGGGTTTAATCGGGGGATACACTTTCTATGGCCAGACTGTAAATGTCTATTTGTTGCCTTTAAGACAGGTGGTCTCTGAAACAAAATCAATCATTCAAGATGTTGATTTTTCAAGGAAATCCAAGTTTATTGTTGTAGCTTCCTCTTCTACATTCACTGAGAAGGTCTTCTTCCTTAATTGCGCTTCTGGACAACTCTTTGTGGGTACTGCAAAACTTCGTGATGATGGAGAAATGATCCCATGTGTACCTGGTGCATTGATAAAGTCAGTACATGAGTGTAACACAGAACACCAACAAGATGCTATGTTATTATGGCTAGAAGAGCATGTTCGGCGCTTAGAAAATGGTATTATCAAGCTTCGTGAAATTAAGAACATTAGAAGCATCTCTCTTTTTCCGGAGGAACCTCCATTATGCTCTACTGCAATAACCGATGGTGTCTGT GTTCGTGCTTCTGCTGTCTTTCTCCCGGAATTGACTGATATCCTAGATAGCAGTGGCAACCACCAATTTGCATATTCAATCCGCATGTCATTACAGGATGAAGGCTGCATCATAAATGGGATGACATTCAACTCTTGTCAGTTGCATCTTAGACATTGGAAAGTCCGAGCTAATGATCATGTGGTTTCTGTAGTTAACGGCGAGGCTGTTATTGGAAAG TTTCCCCTCTTGAAGCCGGGAGAAGAATTTGTCTACGAGAGTTGCTCATCTCTTTATTCCTCAGTGGGCTCACTTGAAGGGTCTTTTACATTTGTCCCCGGCAG CTTGGCATATCCAGAAGGCAGCCCCTTTGAAGTTCAAGTGGCAAGGTTTCCTCTCCAGGTTCCAACCTACATCTTCTGA
- the LOC103483967 gene encoding 3beta-hydroxysteroid-dehydrogenase/decarboxylase, with amino-acid sequence MEVDDRFLELNTKTCVVLGGRGFLGRSLVLRLLKLGKWNVRIADSANSLELDPSEHDSLLSDALIAGRASYFHVDVRNKDQIVAALSGSSVVFYMDYEDSHSNDIYLSYMFIVQGAKNVINACRDCKVRRLIFNSSADVIFDCSRDILNGEESLTYPWKFEDMLSDLKAQAEALILFANDIDGLLTCALRPSNVFGPEDTRLVPFVVHQAKSGLAKLIIGNGENMSDFTFVENVTHAHICAEEALDFRMVSVAGKAFFITNFKPMKFWQFISLILEGLGYRRPSVKLPCKVVWNVLLFMKWIDEKFGFNKYNHSTWAHYIQLASCTRTFNCSAAHKQLGYSPVVSLEEGITLTIKSFSHLRKELSLASFTEFTDESKADKLLGGGRVADVLLWRDEKKSFTCFLASSLLFYWFFIRGGTFISSAAQLLLSIIVVLYGYGFIPPNIYGFPVQKLSVTAFRQSDSVVRDSIMTLACLWNRGVHNARALARGEDWNYFLKAVAVLYLLKLLLERSLTMMLGMGLVFAFTAFFVYEQYEAEIDEFAKFFFIGIMELKRLLASHLPTPLMSFLCCDRVPHQATVSKR; translated from the exons ATGGAGGTCGACGATCGCTTTCTTGAATTGAATACCAAGACCTGCGTCGTGTTGGGCGGCCGTGGATTTCTCGGCCGATCGCTGGTTCTCCGCCTCCTCAAACTCGGCAAGTGGAATGTTCGTATCGCGGATTCGGCTAACTCGCTTGAACTTGATCCATCTGAGCATGATTCTCTGCTTTCTGACGCGCTTATCGCTGGCCGGGCTTCGTATTTTCATGTCGATGTTCGCAATAAGGATCAGATCGTTGCAG CTCTCAGTGGTTCTTCTGTCGTGTTTTATATGGACTATGAAGATTCACATTCAAATGATATTTATCTCTCATACATGTTTATAGTTCAAG GTGCCAAAAATGTCATTAATGCTTGTCGAGACTGCAAAGTAAGACGGCTAATATTCAACAGTTCAGCTGATGTAATTTTTGATTGTTCGCGTGATATACTTAATGGAGAGGAATCATTAACATACCCATGGAAA TTTGAGGACATGTTGAGTGACCTAAAGGCTCAAGCTGAAGCACTCATTCTGTTTGCCAACGATATAGATGGACTTCTAACATGTGCACTTCGCCCTAGCAATGTTTTTGGGCCAGAAGACACCCGACTTGTTCCTTTTGTAGTGCATCAGGCAAAATCTGGTTTGGCAAAG TTAATTATAGGGAATGGTGAAAACATGTCTGACTTCACATTTGTTGAGAATGTAACCCATGCCCATATCTGTGCAGAAGAAGCACTAGATTTTCGAATGGTGTCTGTGGCTGGAAAG GCATTTTTCATCACTAATTTTAAACCCATGAAGTTTTGGCAATTTATATCTCTCATTTTGGAAGGCTTGGGTTACCGGAG GCCATCAGTAAAACTTCCATGCAAGGTGGTTTGGAATGTTCTCTTGTTTATGAAATGGATTGATGAAAAGTTTGGATTCAATAAATATAATCATTCCACATGGGCTCATTACATTCAGCTAGCCTCATGCACTAGAACCTTTAACTGTTCTGCTGCACATAAACAACTTGGGTACTCTCCTGTAGTCTCGTTGGAA GAAGGCATCACACTGACCATTAAATCATTTTCACATTTGCGCAAAGAATTGTCTCTTGCGAGTTTCACTGAATTTACTGACGAATCAAAAGCTGATAAGCTACTGGGTGGTGGACGAG TTGCCGATGTATTGTTATGGCGAGATGAGAAAAAATCATTCACGTGTTTTCTTGCTTCATCTCTATTGTTTTATTGGTTTTTTATACGTGGAGGAACTTTTATATCATCGGCAGCTCAACTTCTGTTGTCTATCATTGTCGTCCTTTATGGATATGGGTTCATACCACCAAACAT ATACGGGTTTCCTGTTCAAAAACTATCTGTGACAGCATTTCGACAATCTGATTCGGTAGTAAGAGATTCAATCATGACCCTAGCATGCTTGTGGAATAGAGGTGTACATAATGCAAGAGCATTGGCCCGAGGAGAGGATTGGAACTATTTTCTTAAG GCTGTTGCAGTTCTTTATCTTCTCAAGCTGCTACTCGAACGATCCTTGACTATGATGTTAGGCATGG GACTAGTGTTTGCGTTCACTGCATTCTTTGTGTATGAGCAATATGAAGCCGAGATAGACGAATTCGCAAAGTTCTTCTTCATCGGCATCATGGAATTAAAGAGACTACTTGCAAGCCATTTACCAACACCATTGATGTCATTTCTCTGTTGTGACAGAGTACCACATCAAGCTACAGTGTCAAAGCGATAG